The Desulfovibrio piger DNA segment CCTGGGCGCGAACACGGAACCGCGGTGCAGGCGCAGGGATTCGTACAGGTTGGTGTAGCCCATCTTGGGGCCGCTGCCCGCAAAGATGGGGCTCTGCATGCGCTTCTTCCACACGGAGGGCACCACGCCCAGCAGCTTGTTCTGCACCTTCTGGCCCAGCGAGGCCATCTTGGCCGCCTTGGGCACGCGGGACGAAACGTCATGCACCAGCCATTCCAGGGCACGCTTCTTGATGGGATGACCGCCGGCGTTCTCGTGTTCCAGCAGGGAGCGCAGGGTCAGGGCCACCTCGCCGGACGGGATCTTGACCGGGCAGTTGGCCAGGCAGCGGCCGCAGGCCGTGCAGTGTTCCACCAGGTCGCGCAGCCAGCGCAGCAGGTTGTCGTCGATGGCGCCCTTGTTGACCTGCGAGTAATAGACGGCTTCCAGCAGCATGCCCAGCACCATGTTCTTGTTGCGGGGGTGGTACTGCATGGAACGCTCGGGGTAGCACATGGAGCAGACCTGCTTGCACTTGCCGCAGCGGGTGCAGACCTGCACCGTGGACAGCAGGCTGATGAGCTTTTCCTTGTCCGGCAGACCGCTGGCGTGGATGTCGTTGATGAGCCGGTTGAAGGAGAAGGTGAAGGGACGCACGGGCAGTTCGCGATGCACCAGCTTGGCCGGGTTCATGACGTCGCGGGGGTCCACGCGTTCCTTGAAGGCGCGCAGGGCGTCCATCTTGCTCTTGCCGAGGAAGGAGATCTTGGTGATGCCGATGCCGTGCTCGCCGGAGACCTCGCCGCCCATCTCCTGGCATTCGGCCATGACGCGGGCCGCGGTCTCTTCGGCCTCTTCCAGCATGTGGGCGTCGTTGGAGTTGACCGGGATGTTCACATGGCAGTTGCCGTCACCGGCATGCATGTGGCTGGCCACCACGATGCGGCTGGCTTCCATGTAATCGCGGATTTTGCCGATCTTCTTGTCCAGATGGGCGTACTTCTGGCCCATGCCGGCCAAAAAGGCCTCGGCGCGCTTCCAGAGCTCGGTATCGGAAAGCTCGGCCTGCGGGTTGTCGCCGGACGCCACCTTGGAGGCAAAGGAGAACTCGCGGTTGAATTCCTTGTCTTCCATGGGGAAGCCGGGCAGGCGGCCCACTTCCTGCAGGGCGTGGCGGTAGGCCTGGGCCGTGCATTCCAGGTTGAGCTGTTCGAGGAAGAGGGCGAAGTCCGGGATGCGGTCCATGGGGATGACCACGTCCTCGTTGAGCTTGAAGCCGGAGGTGCGCTTGGCGATGGCCGACAGGCGGTGCCGGTCTTCCCAGAAGCGTTCGCCTTCCTTGTCGTCCTGGGCCACGATGATGTCCACGTTGTCCTGTTCTTCCACCACGCAGACGATGTCGTTGACGCACTTGTCCAGCAGGTAGGGGTCGTCGCCGTCCACCTGGAGGATGATGACCGAGATGGGCAGGCCCTCATACTTCTGGGACTTGCGCTTGTACTCGATGGCCTGCACGTACTTGGCGTTGAATTCTTCCAGGGCGGACAGATGGGCGTAGTCGCCTTCCTGACGGATGCGGTTGCGCAGGCCCACCAGCTCGCGCACCACCACGGCGGCGGGGTGCATGGAGCGGCCGAAGAATTCCAGCACCATGACGCGCTTGAACTTGGGCTTGGGATGGATGATGAAGCAGGCCTCGGTGATGATGCCGTCCACGCCTTCCTTCTGCATGCCGGGCAGGCCGCCCAGGGCCTTGTTGGTCACGTCCTTGCCCAGGCCGGGCAGGCGGATCTCGTCGCCGCGCAGGTGGATGACGTTGCGCACGCCGCCGCTGATGTCCTTGACCACGAACACGGCCGTTTCTTCGGGCAGGATCTTGTGGCGGGGATGGTTCTCGCGTTCCACGCTGATGATCTCGCCCGTGGGGGTGACCATGCGCCACCAGAGCAGGTTGTCCAGGGTGGTGCCGTATTCGAAGGCGCTGGGGCCGCCGGCGTTTTCGGAGACGTTGCCGCCGATGGACGAGGCCTGCTTGGAGGCCGGGTCCACGGAGAAGAGCGCCCCGGCCGCGTCCACGGCCTTGATGACGTTCTGGGTGATGGCGCCGGCTTCCACGGTGACGGTCATGTTCTCAAGGTCGATGGGGCCGATCTTGGTCAGACGGGTGAGGCTGACGATGACCGTACGCTTGCGGGCCGGCACGGCGCCGCCGGTCATGCCGGAGCCGCCGCCGCGCGGGATGAGGGCAAACTTCATGTCATTGGCCAGCTTCACCAGGGCAGCCACCTGCTCGGCGCTGTCGGGTTCCACCACCAGCAGGGGCAGTTCCATGCGCAGGTCCGTGGCGTCCGTGGCCGAGGCCACCAGGGCGGAGGGCGAGGAAAGGATGCACTCGTTGGGCAGGATGTTGCGCAGGGCGGAGATCAGCTCTTCGCGGAAGCTGCGTTCGGCCTCATAGGCGGACCAGAACATGGTGATGCCTTCGCCGATGGCGTTGGCGAAATAGTGGGCCAGGGCCATGGATTCCCGTTCGAAGCGGGCGTGCACGCTGTTGCGCACGGTCTCCACGTTGATGAAGGGGTTGTAGGCCACCAGGAACAGTTCTTCGGCAATGGCAATGGCCAGATGCCGCACAGACTCGGGCCACTCCGCGAAGTCGTCGATATTGATACGCAGGATGCGGTTGACCACATAGTCAGGTGAGATGGATATGTGCGGACCCTTGTGAGCCATGGCGTAGGTACCTCGTTGTCTTCTGCATTTTCCTTGTGCACGGGCCCGGCGGGCCGGATGCACAAGTGGAGAAACCTTGTTTTTTACTGCTATTGGCCGCGCAAGGCAAGCACGCCCCCATACTGGGGCCACTGTCTTCGCCAGAGAGGAAAAAGCCGTCAGGAACGATTCCTGTCATGCCTGTCATGCCTTGTCCTCTTTACATTTTCCCGAACTTGAAAGATGCTGTGCGCCACACACGATCCCCGGAAAGGAGACTCCACATGCTGCTCAAGCTGCAATGGCTTACAGATATTTTTGACTGGTTGCACCACAATTGGG contains these protein-coding regions:
- a CDS encoding FAD-binding and (Fe-S)-binding domain-containing protein, with the protein product MAHKGPHISISPDYVVNRILRINIDDFAEWPESVRHLAIAIAEELFLVAYNPFINVETVRNSVHARFERESMALAHYFANAIGEGITMFWSAYEAERSFREELISALRNILPNECILSSPSALVASATDATDLRMELPLLVVEPDSAEQVAALVKLANDMKFALIPRGGGSGMTGGAVPARKRTVIVSLTRLTKIGPIDLENMTVTVEAGAITQNVIKAVDAAGALFSVDPASKQASSIGGNVSENAGGPSAFEYGTTLDNLLWWRMVTPTGEIISVERENHPRHKILPEETAVFVVKDISGGVRNVIHLRGDEIRLPGLGKDVTNKALGGLPGMQKEGVDGIITEACFIIHPKPKFKRVMVLEFFGRSMHPAAVVVRELVGLRNRIRQEGDYAHLSALEEFNAKYVQAIEYKRKSQKYEGLPISVIILQVDGDDPYLLDKCVNDIVCVVEEQDNVDIIVAQDDKEGERFWEDRHRLSAIAKRTSGFKLNEDVVIPMDRIPDFALFLEQLNLECTAQAYRHALQEVGRLPGFPMEDKEFNREFSFASKVASGDNPQAELSDTELWKRAEAFLAGMGQKYAHLDKKIGKIRDYMEASRIVVASHMHAGDGNCHVNIPVNSNDAHMLEEAEETAARVMAECQEMGGEVSGEHGIGITKISFLGKSKMDALRAFKERVDPRDVMNPAKLVHRELPVRPFTFSFNRLINDIHASGLPDKEKLISLLSTVQVCTRCGKCKQVCSMCYPERSMQYHPRNKNMVLGMLLEAVYYSQVNKGAIDDNLLRWLRDLVEHCTACGRCLANCPVKIPSGEVALTLRSLLEHENAGGHPIKKRALEWLVHDVSSRVPKAAKMASLGQKVQNKLLGVVPSVWKKRMQSPIFAGSGPKMGYTNLYESLRLHRGSVFAPREVTPGMPCVLYFPGCGGSLFYDRIGLAAIMLLLHTGHAVAVPPRHLCCGYPLLAAGMDTEYEDNMAQNRQYLASMLRNLIKQGFDVRYLATACGSCRDSLARMKLNEQFPQLEQKDVSQIVLPLLQHEGMEAPVAPGTNVLYHAACHCEWAGVPTLKGQAQLTGALEQLCKVKVSTIPGCCGESGMGAVTSPTIYNLLRARKKERLAQAFEPQPQTGACYAGPILVGCPSCKIGIARCLIQLKEKHPVLHVLEWLANQVDGEDRRQRFRRRANETRGDVRIVQC